A window of the Blattabacterium cuenoti genome harbors these coding sequences:
- the ruvA gene encoding Holliday junction branch migration protein RuvA has product MITHLRGKLTEKNQSYFIIDCHGIGYQIHISSYTYSSLLEKEGKNIFIYTYLFIKENQHVLYGFSEKKERQMFSHLISVNGIGPSSAIMLLSSMTPYEIEKSISKEDIKMFNKVKGIGPKIAKRIIIELKDKIEILPKQGKNIKQLLEHTPYLIKKEALSALSVLGFSPQESKKVLDDILDENPEFSLENLIKESLKKL; this is encoded by the coding sequence GTGATAACACACTTAAGAGGAAAGTTAACAGAAAAAAATCAATCTTATTTCATCATAGATTGTCATGGAATTGGATATCAGATTCATATATCCTCATATACCTATTCTTCTTTATTAGAAAAAGAAGGAAAAAATATTTTCATATATACTTATCTTTTTATCAAAGAAAATCAACATGTTTTGTATGGTTTTTCTGAGAAAAAGGAAAGACAAATGTTTTCTCATTTGATATCCGTGAATGGAATAGGGCCAAGTTCTGCTATCATGTTATTATCTTCTATGACTCCATATGAAATAGAAAAATCTATATCTAAAGAAGATATAAAAATGTTTAACAAAGTTAAAGGAATTGGGCCAAAAATAGCTAAAAGAATTATTATTGAACTAAAAGATAAAATTGAAATTCTTCCTAAACAAGGAAAAAACATAAAACAACTATTGGAACATACACCTTATTTAATAAAAAAAGAAGCTTTAAGTGCTTTGAGTGTGCTTGGTTTTTCTCCTCAAGAATCTAAAAAAGTTTTGGATGATATTTTGGATGAAAACCCAGAATTTTCTTTAGAAAATCTCATAAAAGAATCTTTAAAAAAATTGTAA
- the der gene encoding ribosome biogenesis GTPase Der, with product MNYIVSIVGRPNVGKSTLFNRLVGRRKAIVHVTSGVTRDRIYGNSEWNGIKFSIVDTGGFSISKKDELEKEIKNQILIAIKESDVILFLVDIKIGILDADREISKILRKCQKIVLLVVNKVDNGRSIYSDTDFFCLGFVKCYCISAINGSGTGELLDKLIEIFKQELFKKKEKILEDEFLPRFSIIGRPNVGKSTLINSFLNKNHHIVTNISGTTRDSLDVFYKKWEYECILVDTPGVRKKSKIRDNIEFYSTLRTFKTIEYADVCLLMVDAGCGWEKQDMNIFRFVEKNHKGIIILINKWDLFHNKNSYTRQDYEFFIRKKIYPFYNVPILFISAKNQDGIHNILPMAYQVLRSRKNRLKTNILNKIMLPIFKKNPPTPKKKNKFITIKYCTQLPSCTPKFIFFSNFPQYIKESYKRFVENKIRSHFDFIGVPIQIFFRKK from the coding sequence ATGAATTATATCGTATCTATAGTAGGAAGACCCAATGTAGGAAAATCAACTTTGTTTAATCGTCTTGTAGGAAGAAGAAAAGCTATTGTTCATGTAACAAGTGGAGTGACAAGAGATCGTATTTATGGAAATTCAGAATGGAATGGAATCAAATTTTCTATAGTAGACACTGGTGGTTTTTCTATTTCCAAAAAGGATGAACTTGAAAAAGAAATCAAAAACCAAATTTTGATAGCTATCAAAGAATCTGATGTTATTTTATTTTTAGTAGATATAAAAATAGGAATATTAGATGCAGATAGAGAAATTTCTAAAATATTAAGAAAATGTCAAAAAATAGTTTTATTAGTCGTAAATAAAGTAGATAACGGAAGATCTATATATTCTGATACAGATTTTTTCTGTTTAGGGTTTGTAAAATGTTACTGTATATCAGCTATAAATGGGAGTGGAACGGGGGAATTATTAGATAAATTAATAGAAATATTCAAACAAGAATTATTTAAAAAAAAAGAAAAAATATTGGAAGACGAATTCCTTCCTCGTTTTTCAATAATAGGAAGACCCAATGTAGGAAAATCAACTTTAATTAATTCTTTTCTTAATAAAAACCATCATATTGTGACAAATATTTCGGGTACGACCAGAGATAGTCTAGATGTATTCTACAAAAAATGGGAATATGAATGTATTTTAGTAGATACACCTGGAGTCAGAAAAAAATCAAAAATCAGAGATAACATTGAATTTTATTCTACGTTGAGAACGTTTAAAACAATAGAATATGCGGATGTTTGTCTTTTAATGGTAGATGCAGGTTGTGGATGGGAAAAACAGGATATGAATATTTTTAGATTTGTGGAAAAAAATCATAAAGGTATTATAATTCTTATTAACAAATGGGATTTATTTCATAATAAAAATTCTTATACACGACAAGATTACGAATTTTTTATAAGAAAAAAAATTTATCCATTTTATAATGTTCCCATTCTTTTTATATCCGCTAAAAATCAAGATGGAATACATAATATTCTTCCCATGGCTTATCAGGTTTTAAGATCCCGTAAAAACAGATTAAAAACGAATATTTTAAATAAAATTATGTTACCAATTTTTAAAAAAAATCCTCCTACTCCTAAGAAAAAAAATAAATTTATAACTATAAAATATTGTACTCAATTGCCTTCATGCACGCCAAAATTTATTTTTTTTTCTAATTTTCCTCAATACATAAAAGAATCTTATAAAAGATTTGTTGAAAATAAAATTCGTTCTCATTTTGATTTTATAGGAGTCCCCATACAAATTTTTTTTAGAAAAAAATAA
- the trmD gene encoding tRNA (guanosine(37)-N1)-methyltransferase TrmD encodes MRIDIVSIVPEILHSPFSHSIIQRAINKGLIEIHVHDLRKYGLGKRKNVDDYPYGGGSGMVIRIEPVYQCFYNLLSERNYDEKIFMTPDGKVFSQKYAQYLIDKKNIIILCGRYKGIDQRIREHLISKEISIGNYILSGGELAAAVIVESIVRLLPGVIQNQDSILTDSFQNESFIAPPIYTRPVVYKGWSVPKILLSGHHKKIKDWLNKKSMQFKRKLDS; translated from the coding sequence TTGCGTATAGATATTGTCAGTATAGTGCCTGAAATTCTTCATAGTCCTTTTTCCCATTCTATTATTCAAAGGGCAATTAATAAAGGTTTAATTGAGATTCATGTTCATGATTTGCGTAAATATGGTTTAGGAAAACGAAAAAATGTGGATGATTATCCTTATGGAGGTGGTTCAGGAATGGTAATTAGAATAGAGCCTGTATATCAGTGTTTTTACAATCTTTTATCAGAAAGAAATTATGATGAAAAAATTTTTATGACTCCTGATGGAAAGGTATTTTCACAAAAATATGCTCAATATTTAATTGATAAAAAAAATATTATCATTCTTTGTGGCCGTTATAAAGGAATTGATCAAAGAATTAGAGAACACTTAATTTCCAAAGAAATATCTATTGGAAATTATATTTTATCTGGTGGGGAACTAGCTGCTGCTGTTATTGTAGAATCTATAGTTCGATTGTTACCTGGAGTAATACAAAACCAGGATTCCATTCTCACAGATTCTTTTCAAAATGAATCCTTCATAGCTCCTCCTATTTATACTCGTCCAGTAGTTTATAAAGGATGGTCTGTTCCAAAAATACTTTTATCTGGGCATCATAAGAAAATAAAAGATTGGTTGAATAAAAAATCAATGCAATTCAAACGAAAATTGGATTCTTAG
- the argH gene encoding argininosuccinate lyase, which yields MKIWEKKTNFSFNKEIENFTSSKDSKIDLLLAPHDVIGTIAHVIMLKSIGLLNKKDLKILIQELRNIYVHEILKNNFKIDEGIEDIHSQIEFLLTNRLGEVGKKIHSGRSRNDQILVDLKLFIRTEIKEIVCMAYSFFDLLLKLSEQHKNILMPGYTHYQIAMPSSFGLWFAAYAESLIDDFLLIHTAYRIVNKNPLGSAAGYGSSFPLNRKMTTDLLGFENLNYNVVYAQMGRGKMERIVSESIASLARTLSKMAQDICLYLSQNFNFISFPDHLTTGSSIMPHKKNPDVFEIIRAKCNRITSLPNEIYLISSNLCSGYHRDFQIIKERFIPIFEEMKKCFYMFKYMLNHIIVKKDILQDDKYQYLFSVEVVNKLVIEKGYSFREAYQKVGLDIQNGCFKPFTQVCYSHEGSIGNLCNTQIRNLMQDLIKEFDFDKINKVIERLIYSEIHFDGSSKNPIFV from the coding sequence GTGAAAATTTGGGAAAAAAAAACGAATTTTAGTTTCAATAAAGAAATCGAAAATTTTACTTCAAGTAAGGATTCAAAAATAGATTTGCTTTTAGCACCACATGATGTTATAGGAACCATAGCTCATGTAATTATGTTGAAAAGTATAGGATTATTAAATAAAAAAGATTTAAAAATTTTAATTCAGGAGTTGCGGAACATTTATGTTCACGAAATTTTGAAGAATAATTTTAAGATCGATGAAGGAATAGAAGATATTCATTCTCAGATAGAATTTTTGTTAACCAATCGTTTAGGAGAAGTAGGAAAAAAAATACATAGTGGGAGATCCAGAAATGATCAGATTTTGGTGGATTTGAAGCTTTTTATTCGTACAGAAATCAAGGAAATTGTATGCATGGCTTATTCTTTTTTCGATTTACTATTAAAATTAAGTGAACAACATAAAAACATATTAATGCCTGGTTATACTCATTATCAAATAGCGATGCCTTCTTCTTTTGGACTTTGGTTTGCTGCATATGCAGAAAGTTTAATAGACGATTTTCTATTAATACATACCGCATATCGTATTGTAAACAAAAATCCTTTAGGTTCCGCTGCAGGTTATGGATCTTCTTTCCCTTTAAATCGAAAAATGACAACCGATTTATTGGGGTTCGAAAATTTAAATTATAATGTAGTGTATGCTCAAATGGGACGTGGAAAAATGGAAAGAATCGTTTCAGAATCTATTGCTTCTTTGGCAAGAACTTTAAGTAAAATGGCACAAGATATTTGCTTATATTTAAGTCAAAATTTTAATTTTATTAGTTTTCCTGATCATCTTACGACCGGATCTAGCATTATGCCTCATAAGAAAAATCCAGATGTTTTTGAGATTATACGAGCTAAATGTAATAGAATAACATCGTTACCTAATGAAATTTATTTGATTTCTTCTAATTTATGTTCAGGATATCATAGAGATTTTCAGATCATTAAAGAAAGATTTATTCCAATTTTTGAAGAAATGAAAAAATGTTTTTATATGTTTAAATATATGTTGAATCATATCATAGTAAAAAAGGATATTCTTCAGGATGATAAATATCAATACTTGTTTAGTGTAGAAGTAGTAAACAAGCTTGTTATTGAAAAAGGATATTCTTTTAGGGAAGCTTATCAAAAAGTTGGTTTAGATATCCAAAATGGATGTTTCAAACCCTTTACTCAGGTTTGTTATTCTCATGAAGGAAGTATAGGAAATTTGTGTAATACACAAATTAGAAATTTAATGCAAGATCTAATCAAAGAATTTGACTTTGATAAAATAAATAAAGTTATAGAACGATTAATTTATAGTGAAATTCATTTTGACGGATCCTCTAAGAATCCAATTTTCGTTTGA
- the gyrB gene encoding DNA topoisomerase (ATP-hydrolyzing) subunit B, with protein MNKKRNTIKDYTADSIQSLEGIEHIRLRPSMYIGDIGIRGLHHLVNEVIDNSVDEALAGFCNRIWLTIHKNGFITVLDNGRGIPIDIHKKEGKSALEVVMTKIGAGGKFDKNSYKVSGGLHGVGISCVNALSQKLIVTIYRNGKIYQQEYLKGKALYPVKCLGETNMQGTKISYLADHSIFNSIIYNYEILANRLKELSFLNKGLYLFLKDERENIKEHFFSKNGLKEYLPILDQNQESLTKNILFIEGEKDNTIVEIAMQYNTSFKEKIVSYVNNINTYEGGTHLSGFRRALTRTFKKYVDAYGILSNKIELTGDDFREGITAIISVRVMEPQFEGQTKTKLSNHEVGGIVDKIVGETLYNYLEEHPGDRKKIIDKIILAAKARQAAKKARELIQKKTSISSILPGKLADCSFNNPESCEIYLVEGDSAGGTAKQGRDRNFQAILPLRGKILNVEKAMQYKIFENEEIKNIFTSLGVSIGTEEDKKILNIKKLRYNKIIIMTDADIDGSHISTLILTLFFRYMKPLIEKGHIYIATPPLYFIRKGNYYQYAWNDQERENITHKLGGRKSVNIQRYKGLGEMNAEQLWETTMNPKKRTLRKVNIDDYSEADKIFSILMGDEVPPRRNFIEQNAIYAKIDV; from the coding sequence ATGAATAAAAAACGTAATACAATAAAAGATTATACAGCAGATAGTATTCAATCTCTTGAAGGAATTGAACATATTCGACTCAGACCCTCCATGTATATTGGAGACATTGGAATTAGAGGCTTACACCATTTAGTTAACGAAGTCATAGATAATTCTGTTGATGAAGCTTTAGCTGGTTTTTGCAATAGAATATGGCTTACTATTCATAAAAATGGATTTATCACTGTACTTGACAATGGTCGTGGTATTCCAATAGACATTCACAAAAAAGAAGGTAAATCGGCTTTGGAAGTCGTTATGACTAAAATTGGTGCAGGTGGTAAATTTGATAAAAATTCTTATAAAGTTTCTGGAGGATTACACGGCGTAGGAATTTCTTGTGTCAATGCATTATCTCAAAAACTTATAGTAACAATTTATCGAAATGGAAAAATTTATCAACAAGAGTATTTAAAAGGAAAAGCCCTTTATCCTGTAAAATGTTTAGGGGAAACTAATATGCAAGGAACAAAAATTTCTTATCTTGCTGATCATTCTATTTTTAATTCCATTATATATAATTATGAAATATTAGCTAATCGATTAAAAGAATTATCTTTTTTAAACAAAGGTCTATACTTATTTTTAAAAGACGAAAGAGAAAATATAAAAGAACATTTTTTTTCTAAAAATGGATTAAAAGAATACCTCCCAATTTTAGATCAAAATCAGGAATCTTTAACAAAGAATATCCTTTTTATTGAAGGAGAAAAAGACAATACTATTGTAGAAATAGCAATGCAATACAATACTTCTTTTAAAGAAAAAATTGTTTCTTATGTAAACAACATAAATACTTATGAAGGAGGAACTCATCTTTCCGGTTTCAGAAGAGCATTAACAAGGACGTTTAAAAAATATGTAGATGCATATGGTATTTTATCTAATAAAATAGAATTAACTGGAGATGATTTTAGAGAAGGAATTACGGCTATTATATCTGTTAGAGTGATGGAACCTCAATTTGAGGGGCAAACTAAAACAAAATTAAGTAATCATGAAGTAGGAGGCATTGTGGACAAAATTGTGGGAGAAACGTTGTATAATTATTTAGAAGAACACCCTGGTGATAGGAAAAAAATTATTGATAAAATTATATTAGCAGCTAAAGCCCGTCAAGCCGCTAAAAAGGCTCGTGAATTAATACAGAAAAAGACTTCTATCAGTAGTATTTTACCTGGAAAATTAGCGGATTGTTCTTTCAATAATCCAGAAAGCTGTGAAATTTATTTAGTAGAAGGAGATTCTGCTGGAGGTACAGCTAAACAAGGAAGAGATAGAAATTTTCAAGCTATTTTACCTTTAAGAGGGAAAATACTCAATGTTGAAAAAGCCATGCAGTATAAAATATTTGAAAATGAGGAAATAAAAAATATATTTACTTCTTTAGGAGTTTCTATTGGAACAGAAGAAGACAAAAAAATTTTAAACATAAAAAAACTTAGATATAATAAAATTATTATTATGACAGATGCAGATATAGATGGAAGCCATATTTCTACTTTAATTTTAACATTATTCTTTCGTTATATGAAACCTTTAATAGAAAAAGGACATATTTATATTGCTACACCTCCACTTTATTTCATTCGAAAAGGAAATTATTATCAATATGCTTGGAATGATCAAGAAAGAGAAAACATTACACATAAATTAGGAGGAAGGAAATCAGTAAATATACAACGATACAAAGGATTAGGAGAAATGAATGCAGAACAACTTTGGGAAACTACGATGAATCCAAAAAAAAGAACTTTACGTAAAGTGAATATAGATGATTATTCGGAAGCAGACAAAATTTTCTCTATTCTTATGGGAGATGAAGTTCCTCCACGAAGAAATTTTATAGAACAAAATGCGATATATGCAAAAATTGATGTTTAG
- a CDS encoding undecaprenyl-diphosphate phosphatase encodes MNYIQSILLGIIEGITEFFPISSTGHMIFASNIMGILENKITNLFLISVQFGSVLSVIFLYRNKFFFQKLDFYLKIFIASFPVGILGFLLNKITNFFLDKPLIVAFSLLIGGFVILKVETFYEKNFYNRKNSITYWKAFIIGLFQCMALIPGVSRSATTIVACMLQNVNKIKAIEFSFFLSVPVIGIATCKKLFDYYFQLNSFTYKDIELLLLGNIVSFITGIIAIKCFIKYLKNFKLFGYYRIILGTFFLIVHYLIKPIGKF; translated from the coding sequence ATGAATTATATTCAATCAATCCTATTGGGGATTATTGAAGGAATTACAGAATTTTTTCCTATTTCTTCTACAGGACATATGATTTTTGCGTCTAATATAATGGGAATCCTGGAAAATAAAATCACAAATTTATTTCTTATTTCTGTTCAATTTGGATCTGTTTTATCTGTAATTTTTTTGTATAGAAACAAATTTTTTTTCCAAAAATTGGATTTTTATCTAAAAATTTTTATAGCTAGTTTTCCTGTAGGAATTCTTGGTTTTTTATTGAACAAAATCACAAATTTTTTTTTAGATAAACCACTAATAGTCGCTTTCTCTCTTTTGATAGGAGGATTCGTTATTTTGAAAGTAGAAACTTTTTATGAAAAAAATTTTTATAATAGAAAAAATAGTATTACTTATTGGAAAGCTTTTATTATTGGATTATTTCAATGTATGGCTTTAATTCCAGGAGTGTCTAGAAGTGCAACGACCATTGTTGCTTGTATGTTACAAAATGTGAATAAAATAAAAGCTATTGAATTTTCTTTCTTTTTATCTGTCCCTGTTATTGGAATTGCTACATGTAAAAAATTATTTGACTATTATTTTCAATTAAATTCTTTTACATATAAAGATATAGAATTATTGTTATTAGGAAATATAGTATCTTTTATCACTGGAATAATAGCTATAAAATGTTTCATAAAATATTTAAAGAATTTTAAATTGTTTGGATACTATAGAATTATTTTAGGAACTTTTTTTCTTATTGTACATTATTTAATAAAACCAATTGGAAAATTTTGA
- the truB gene encoding tRNA pseudouridine(55) synthase TruB translates to MIKNLSELKNGKLLLVDKPWGWTSFDVVKKIKSSILTDTKENLKIGHAGTLDPFATGLLIILTGKYTKKTNEIQNFKKVYTGIMKLGCETLSFDSETEEHNFSSISHITPQLIKKISKKFLGEIDQYPPYFSALKTKGKRFYEYARKGIKIGIKSRRIIIYKFHILKIGIPYIKFFIECGKGTYIRSVAQDFGKALRSGAYILSLRRERIGNFSMDTNCASTKLNISKEFSCYLLN, encoded by the coding sequence TTGATTAAAAATTTATCAGAATTAAAAAATGGAAAACTATTGTTAGTAGATAAACCATGGGGATGGACTTCTTTTGACGTTGTTAAAAAAATAAAAAGTTCTATTCTCACTGATACAAAAGAAAATTTAAAAATCGGACATGCAGGAACTTTAGATCCTTTTGCGACAGGTTTATTAATTATCCTCACAGGAAAATACACTAAAAAAACAAATGAAATTCAAAATTTCAAAAAAGTTTATACAGGTATAATGAAATTAGGTTGTGAAACCTTATCTTTTGATTCAGAAACAGAAGAGCATAATTTTTCTTCTATATCGCATATTACTCCTCAATTGATTAAAAAAATATCTAAAAAATTTTTGGGAGAAATAGATCAATATCCTCCATATTTTTCTGCCTTAAAAACAAAAGGAAAAAGATTCTATGAATATGCTAGAAAAGGAATAAAAATAGGGATCAAATCTAGACGTATAATAATTTATAAATTTCATATTTTAAAAATAGGAATTCCATACATAAAATTTTTTATAGAATGTGGAAAAGGAACTTATATACGATCTGTAGCCCAAGATTTTGGTAAAGCGCTTCGAAGCGGAGCTTATATACTTTCTTTGAGAAGAGAACGAATTGGAAATTTTTCTATGGATACGAATTGCGCTTCCACAAAATTAAATATTTCAAAAGAATTTTCATGTTACTTATTAAACTAA
- the rpsP gene encoding 30S ribosomal protein S16 yields the protein MSVKIRLKRIGKKHRPIYHIVVADSRAPRDGKFIEKLGTYNPHTNPPSTVLKMQNAVSWLMKGAQPTNTVKSIFSKTGILLKKHLLEGVRKGVLTNEEYQKKFHTWYKKYKI from the coding sequence ATGTCCGTAAAAATTCGTTTAAAAAGAATTGGAAAAAAACATAGACCTATTTATCATATAGTTGTAGCTGATTCTCGGGCTCCACGAGATGGAAAATTTATTGAAAAACTAGGAACTTATAATCCTCATACAAATCCACCTTCAACTGTATTAAAAATGCAGAATGCTGTCTCCTGGTTAATGAAAGGGGCACAACCTACCAATACGGTAAAATCCATTTTTTCTAAAACCGGGATATTATTGAAAAAACATTTATTAGAAGGAGTAAGAAAAGGCGTATTAACTAATGAAGAATACCAAAAAAAATTTCACACATGGTATAAAAAATATAAAATTTAG
- a CDS encoding dicarboxylate/amino acid:cation symporter: MSIGMNIKKEKVLLIAFLSVLAYVFIHLSKSLLGLDKFTLCILRCFVISIFILYSFMKKDLTTWILLSIIIGIEMGLDLPKVAVELRFLSQIFLRLIKTIIAPILFSTLVVGIASHSNIKQLGSMGWKSLLYFEVVTTLALFIGLIAINVSQAGVGIVMPSGITEQQLPKVESRTWQNTIIHVFPENFIKSIYHGDVLPIVVFSVIFGISMVFLEDKKRSPILLFAESLSEIMFKFTKLIMYFAPIGVGSAIAYTVGHMGLDILYNLFQLLLTLYIALLIFLIVVLLPILFWIKVPLKGFVKALTEPVSLAFATTSSESALPLLMENLEKLGVPRKILAFVIPTGYSFNLDGTTLYLSLATVFVAQASGIPLSFSQQIFIGLTLILTSKGVAGVPRASLVILLATVASFGLPTWPILAIIGIDELMDMARTTVNVIGNGLASCVIARSEGEFDDKKMLDYVKSENDL, from the coding sequence ATGAGTATTGGAATGAATATAAAAAAAGAAAAAGTTTTATTAATAGCTTTTTTAAGTGTTTTAGCATATGTCTTTATTCATTTATCAAAATCCTTATTAGGATTGGATAAATTTACTCTTTGCATATTAAGATGTTTCGTAATATCTATTTTCATATTGTATTCTTTTATGAAAAAAGATTTAACTACTTGGATCTTATTATCCATTATTATAGGAATAGAAATGGGATTAGATCTCCCAAAAGTTGCTGTGGAACTAAGATTTTTATCTCAAATCTTTTTAAGATTGATTAAGACTATCATTGCTCCAATATTATTTTCAACTTTGGTAGTTGGAATAGCAAGTCATTCTAATATTAAACAATTAGGAAGCATGGGATGGAAATCTTTACTCTATTTTGAAGTGGTGACAACTTTAGCTTTGTTCATTGGTCTTATTGCGATTAATGTATCCCAAGCTGGAGTGGGTATTGTTATGCCTTCAGGAATAACGGAACAACAATTACCAAAAGTAGAAAGTAGAACTTGGCAAAACACAATTATTCATGTATTTCCGGAAAATTTTATAAAATCTATATATCATGGAGATGTATTACCTATAGTGGTATTCTCCGTTATATTTGGTATATCCATGGTTTTCTTAGAAGATAAAAAACGAAGTCCTATATTACTGTTTGCAGAGAGTCTTTCAGAAATCATGTTTAAGTTTACTAAACTTATTATGTATTTTGCTCCTATAGGAGTGGGATCTGCTATCGCTTATACAGTAGGACATATGGGATTGGATATTTTATATAATTTATTTCAGTTATTATTGACTCTTTATATTGCTTTACTAATTTTTTTGATAGTTGTTTTACTTCCTATTCTTTTTTGGATTAAAGTTCCTTTAAAAGGGTTCGTAAAAGCATTAACTGAACCTGTATCACTTGCGTTTGCGACTACAAGTTCAGAATCCGCCTTACCTTTACTTATGGAAAATTTAGAAAAATTAGGTGTTCCCAGAAAAATTCTAGCTTTTGTAATTCCTACAGGTTATAGCTTTAATTTAGATGGGACTACTCTTTATTTATCTTTAGCAACTGTTTTTGTCGCACAAGCATCTGGGATTCCTTTGAGTTTTAGTCAACAAATATTTATAGGACTTACGTTAATTTTAACAAGTAAAGGAGTTGCTGGAGTGCCTAGAGCATCTTTAGTAATTCTTTTAGCTACTGTGGCTTCTTTTGGATTACCGACTTGGCCTATATTAGCTATTATAGGAATAGATGAATTAATGGATATGGCTAGGACTACCGTAAATGTTATAGGAAATGGATTAGCAAGTTGTGTAATTGCTCGTTCTGAAGGGGAATTCGATGACAAAAAAATGTTAGATTATGTCAAAAGTGAAAATGATTTGTAA
- a CDS encoding diphosphomevalonate/mevalonate 3,5-bisphosphate decarboxylase family protein, translating into MKKNCFFYNYKNKKYSITPNGVITSKSHSNIALIKYWGKHNNKIQIPLNSSISYSLGKVYTVTRLIYQEKKKSNLSIRVFFSGKEKTSFIPKILEFFHRISFYCSYIRDFNFIIETYNTFPHSSGIASSASSMSALALCIMKIEKKLVYSLKEDFFLKKASFLARLGSGSACRSIYPGLVVWGCHKAIKGSNNLYAIPYPYEVHSIFTKIEDTILIVDDEPKKILSSKGHKLMNNHPYAKDRFKCANQNMNRLISILKIGDFQEFGELIEHEALTLHAMIMTSRPYFLWMKPNTLNVIHTVWDFRKQSNKNIYFTLDAGANIHLLYPIQEKTSILKWIYSDLFSYCKKIIESFCLYNYLCLLFWWT; encoded by the coding sequence TTGAAAAAAAATTGTTTTTTTTATAATTACAAGAATAAAAAATATTCTATAACCCCAAATGGAGTAATCACAAGCAAAAGTCATTCTAATATCGCTTTAATTAAATACTGGGGAAAACATAATAATAAGATTCAAATACCGTTGAATTCTTCTATTAGTTATTCTTTAGGAAAAGTATACACGGTTACGCGATTAATTTATCAAGAGAAAAAAAAAAGTAATTTATCTATAAGAGTTTTTTTTTCAGGAAAAGAAAAAACTAGTTTTATTCCAAAAATTTTAGAATTTTTTCATCGGATTTCATTTTATTGTTCTTATATACGAGATTTTAATTTTATTATAGAAACCTATAATACTTTTCCACATAGTAGTGGAATTGCTTCTTCCGCTTCTTCCATGAGCGCTTTAGCATTGTGTATCATGAAAATAGAAAAAAAATTAGTATACTCTTTAAAAGAAGATTTTTTTTTAAAAAAAGCTTCTTTTTTAGCCAGATTAGGTTCTGGAAGTGCTTGCAGGTCTATTTATCCTGGACTTGTTGTTTGGGGATGTCATAAAGCCATAAAAGGAAGTAACAATCTTTATGCGATTCCATATCCATATGAAGTCCATTCCATTTTTACAAAAATAGAAGATACGATTTTAATCGTAGATGATGAACCTAAAAAAATATTGAGTTCAAAAGGTCATAAATTAATGAATAATCATCCTTATGCTAAGGATAGATTTAAATGTGCGAATCAGAATATGAATAGACTTATATCTATATTGAAAATAGGAGATTTTCAAGAATTTGGAGAATTAATAGAACATGAAGCTTTGACTCTTCATGCCATGATCATGACCTCTCGTCCCTATTTTTTATGGATGAAACCCAATACTCTGAACGTGATTCATACGGTATGGGATTTTAGAAAACAGAGCAATAAAAATATTTATTTTACTCTAGATGCAGGTGCTAATATTCATCTTTTATATCCTATTCAAGAAAAAACATCCATCCTAAAATGGATATATAGTGATTTATTTTCTTATTGTAAAAAAATTATAGAAAGTTTTTGTTTATATAATTATCTTTGTCTTTTGTTTTGGTGGACGTAG